In one window of Lampris incognitus isolate fLamInc1 chromosome 3, fLamInc1.hap2, whole genome shotgun sequence DNA:
- the dpt gene encoding dermatopontin translates to MNSAFMFWVFSLFAAVAAQSYYNDEMSWVNLYRQGFNFQCPHGEAMVAIRSMFNKEEGYDRLWTFECQQTPEELGEPTDCWWDDINRAGLEWSSSCTNNGLVAGVQSKYFESVLDREWQFYCCRYRRICPYSCMKTMEVPENYQEEGEMVVPTYGYFIRGAQTTFSGVLRDRQWKYIICRMTAFDCKFENL, encoded by the exons ATGAATTCTGCTtttatgttttgggttttttctcTGTTTGCCGCAGTAGCAGCTCAGTCTTATTACAATGATGAAATGTCCTGGGTCAACTTGTACCGCCAAGGCTTTAATTTCCAGTGCCCTCATGGAGAAGCCATGGTGGCCATCAGGAGCATGTTTAATAAGGAGGAAGGCTATGACCGCCTGTGGACCTTTGAGTGCCAGCAAACACCCGAGGAGCTGGGAGAGCCCACCGACTGCTGGTGGGACGACATTAATCGGGCCGGGTTGGAGTG GAGTTCATCATGCACCAATAATGGATTGGTAGCAGGCGTGCAAAGCAAGTACTTTGAGTCTGTTCTTGACCGGGAATGGCAATTTTACTGCTGCCGTTATCGTCGCATTTGTCCATACTCATGCAT GAAAACCATGGAAGTGCctgagaactaccaagaggaggGTGAAATGGTAGTCCCGACATATGGTTACTTCATCAGGGGTGCCCAGACCACTTTCAGTGGAGTTCTCAG AGATCGGCAGTGGAAGTACATCATTTGCAGAATGACAGCCTTTGACTGCAAATTTGAAAATTTGTAG